The stretch of DNA TGGGCGTCGCTGTAGTACAGCGCGAGGATGCCGGGCACGATCGCCAGCAGGTCCACCAGCCCGTAGAAACTGAAGGCGTAGCGCAACGGTTTCGGCGAGCAATACAGGCGCAGGATGTACTCGCCGAGAAAGATCACCGTGAAGCCCCATTCGATGTACGCCAGCACGTTGGCGTAGTTCTGATGGACTTCATCGATGCTGTCGAGGATCACCACCACCAGGCTTGCGAGGATGATCAGCAGCAGGGTGCTGTCGAAACGGCGGCCGGCCACCGTGTCGGTCTGGAAAATGATCACGTACAGGCGATTGCGCCACGTGTCGTTGCTGTTCATTCAAATCGCCCCGGCCATAAATCAGCGCAGCCTAGGTTGATTCTCCCCCTGAGCGCAAGGCGTGCCGTCGACGGCGGTTTTGCCGAGCATCTGGATGCCGGCGCGGATCAACCAGCAGGCGAGGATGAACGGCGCAGTCAGTGTCGCCAGACCGATGGCGGCGAACAGCGGCGTGACCAGCAGCGCGAGGACGATGCCCGGCAGCGGCAGCCACGGTTGCTGGCGTTGGCTGCTGAAGGCAAGGGCGGCGAGCACCGCGTTGTAGCTGCCCAGTCCTGAAAGCGCAGCGCTGGTTTCGTGGTGCAGCAGGCTGGAACCCAGGCCGATGGCCGAGGCCAGCAACGCCCAGCAAAAGGCGCGGCGATCAGCGATCAGCAAACCGATGGCGATCAACGCACCGGCCAGCGGATGACCGAGGAACATCACTTGGCCAAACCCTTTGAGTTCAGCGGCGAGCAGGTTCAGCGTGTTCATCTCGATGTGCGCCATCGGCGCCGACGGTTCGGCGAACAGCAGCAGGAGCCAGCTGATGACCACGAATGGCGAGGTGTAGGCCGGTATCGATCGGCTGCGGTACACATGTTTGAGCCACTGCTGGGTGACCATCGCGCTCAGGCCTCCGGCGGCCAGAATCAGCGGCGGCAACATCGGCGACCAGGGGAAATACAGGCTCAGCAACAAACCGAGCAGCACGCCGTTGTAGCTGAACAATCCGGCCTGGCGATCAGCCTTGGCGTAGTTGCGTCGTTGTGCGGTGAGCAATCCGGCGACGGCCCCGAGCAGCGCGCCGGCAAACAGCACCGGCGCGGTGAGCAGGATCGCCAGCAGGCACAGCAGGCCGCACAGCGGGTGGCGCTGGAGGAATATCTGACTGAAACCGTTGAGCAAAGCCTCGGCCCAGTCGGGGCAGTGGGTGTTGAAATGATTGGCAGGCATGTTGAGAAAATCTGGGCAGTTGATCGTTCCCACGCTCTGCGTGGGAATGCCTCAAAGGACGCTCTGCGTCTGCTCTTGGGACGCAGAGCGTCCCGGGCCGCATTCCTTTGCTGCGCGTGGGAACGATCATGGTGGGCGGTTAAATCAATGTTTCGATACGCAGCGAGTTGGTCGATCCCGGCTGGCCGAACGGCACACCGGCGGTGATCAGCAGCGTGTCGCCACGCTCGGCCATGCCTTGCGCCTGGGCGATTTCCAGCGCCGTCGAGCACACCTCATCGACCTGACGCAGGCGATCATTGACCACCGAGTGAATGCCCCACGCCACGCTCAAACGGCGTGCGGTCTGCAGGTTCGGCGTCAGGTTGAGGATCGGCGCTTTCGGCCGCTCCCGCGCTGCACGCAGGCTCGACGTTCCCGACTCGCTGTAGTTGACCAACACCGCGACCGGCAGCACGTTGCTGATGCGGCGGATCGCGCAGCTGATCGCATCGGAAACGGTCGCTTCAGCTTTCGGCCGGCTGACGTCGAGCTGGGTCTGGTAGTCCGGGCCGTTTTCCACCTGACGGATGATCTTGCTCATCATCTGCACCGCTTCGAGCGGGTATTCACCGGAGGCGGTTTCCGCCGACAACATCACCGCATCGGCGCCTTCGGCCACGGCGTTGGCCACATCGGTGACTTCCGCGCGGGTTGGCGCAGGGGAGAAACGCATCGATTCGAGCATCTGCGTCGCGACCACCACCGGTTTACCGAGTTCACGGCAGGTGGTGATGATGTTTTTCTGAATCTGCGGCACGCTTTCGGCCGGGACTTCCACGCCAAGGTCGCCGCGAGCCACCATGATCGCGTCGCTCAGTTCGGCGATTTCGCGCAGTTGTTCAACCGCCGACGGCTTCTCGATTTTCGCCATCAGGAAGGCTTTGTCGCCGATCAGTTCGCGGGCTTCGAGGATGTCTTGCGGACGTTGCACGAACGACAGCGCCACCCAGTCCACCCCCAGTTCCAGGCCGAAGCTCAGGTCGCGGCGATCCTTGGCCGTCAGCGGGCTCAGGTCGAGCACCGCTTGCGGCACGTTGACGCCTTTGCGGTCGGACAGTTCGCCGCCGGCGAGCACAGTGGTGTCGATCGCATCGGCGTACTTGGTGACCACACGCAGACGCAGTTTGCCGTCATCCAGCAGCAGATCCATACCCGCTTCCAGCGCAGCAATGATCTCTGGATGCGGCAGATTCACCCGGCGCTCGTCGCCCGGCGTGGCGTCCAGATCGAGACGGAAGGCCTGACCGCGATGCAGCTGCACCTTGCCGTCGGCGAACTTGCCGACGCGCAGTTTCGGCCCCTGCAAGTCCATCAGAATGCCCAGCGGATAGTTGAGCTGGCGCTCGACTTCGCGGATCCACTGATAGCGCTTGGCGTG from Pseudomonas sp. P8_229 encodes:
- a CDS encoding urea transporter, translating into MPANHFNTHCPDWAEALLNGFSQIFLQRHPLCGLLCLLAILLTAPVLFAGALLGAVAGLLTAQRRNYAKADRQAGLFSYNGVLLGLLLSLYFPWSPMLPPLILAAGGLSAMVTQQWLKHVYRSRSIPAYTSPFVVISWLLLLFAEPSAPMAHIEMNTLNLLAAELKGFGQVMFLGHPLAGALIAIGLLIADRRAFCWALLASAIGLGSSLLHHETSAALSGLGSYNAVLAALAFSSQRQQPWLPLPGIVLALLVTPLFAAIGLATLTAPFILACWLIRAGIQMLGKTAVDGTPCAQGENQPRLR
- the pyk gene encoding pyruvate kinase; translation: MTPDKKVKILATLGPAVDGIEDIRELVEAGVNIFRLNFSHGDHADHAKRYQWIREVERQLNYPLGILMDLQGPKLRVGKFADGKVQLHRGQAFRLDLDATPGDERRVNLPHPEIIAALEAGMDLLLDDGKLRLRVVTKYADAIDTTVLAGGELSDRKGVNVPQAVLDLSPLTAKDRRDLSFGLELGVDWVALSFVQRPQDILEARELIGDKAFLMAKIEKPSAVEQLREIAELSDAIMVARGDLGVEVPAESVPQIQKNIITTCRELGKPVVVATQMLESMRFSPAPTRAEVTDVANAVAEGADAVMLSAETASGEYPLEAVQMMSKIIRQVENGPDYQTQLDVSRPKAEATVSDAISCAIRRISNVLPVAVLVNYSESGTSSLRAARERPKAPILNLTPNLQTARRLSVAWGIHSVVNDRLRQVDEVCSTALEIAQAQGMAERGDTLLITAGVPFGQPGSTNSLRIETLI